A region from the Fibrobacter sp. genome encodes:
- a CDS encoding prohibitin family protein gives MAFIIAVLLVILGIVLFSYPPNRSVPNPKLTGIVAVLSGSALLIYKAIVVIPAGNVGVVDFFGNVSKNVLKPGINLVNPFAKVIKMSIKTREIKEETSVPTQEGLSLNLEVSLLYHLDPEAAPEVYKTVGAIYEEIILVPQFRSAIRTVTSNYEAKALYTSVREILATGIAEELKKIVESRGIVVESTPLRNIQLPPKVADAIEEKLRAEQESQRMQFVLEKEKLEAERKRIEAQGIADFQKIVSEGINRELLQWKGIEATEKLANSSNAKVVIVGGKDGLPLILNTDK, from the coding sequence ATGGCTTTTATTATTGCAGTATTGCTCGTTATTCTTGGAATCGTTCTTTTTTCCTATCCCCCAAACAGAAGTGTTCCCAATCCAAAGCTGACCGGAATTGTGGCGGTTCTTTCCGGATCTGCTCTTCTTATCTATAAAGCGATCGTTGTTATCCCCGCGGGCAACGTGGGAGTCGTGGATTTTTTCGGTAATGTTTCAAAAAATGTTCTGAAGCCTGGTATCAATCTGGTCAATCCCTTTGCGAAAGTTATTAAAATGAGCATAAAAACCAGGGAGATAAAGGAGGAGACCAGTGTTCCGACTCAGGAAGGTCTCTCGCTTAATCTTGAAGTCAGTCTGCTCTATCATCTTGATCCTGAGGCGGCTCCGGAGGTTTACAAAACAGTCGGTGCGATTTACGAAGAGATAATCCTTGTTCCGCAGTTTCGTTCGGCTATCCGGACTGTCACCTCAAACTATGAAGCCAAGGCTCTTTACACGTCTGTAAGAGAGATACTTGCCACCGGAATAGCGGAGGAACTGAAAAAAATCGTTGAATCCCGTGGAATAGTTGTAGAAAGTACACCTTTACGGAACATACAACTTCCTCCTAAAGTCGCTGATGCCATCGAGGAGAAACTCCGTGCAGAGCAGGAAAGCCAGCGTATGCAGTTTGTGCTCGAAAAAGAGAAGCTGGAAGCTGAACGTAAGAGAATCGAAGCACAGGGTATAGCTGATTTCCAGAAGATAGTTTCTGAGGGAATAAACAGGGAGCTGCTCCAGTGGAAGGGTATCGAGGCCACAGAGAAGCTTGCCAACTCTTCAAATGCCAAGGTTGTGATTGTAGGCGGCAAGGATGGGCTGCCGTTGATTCTGAATACAGATAAGTAA